A genomic segment from Lutzomyia longipalpis isolate SR_M1_2022 chromosome 3, ASM2433408v1 encodes:
- the LOC129791839 gene encoding exocyst complex component 7, giving the protein MASLSNTSEIETKLEKEKANLALLRSRVENYQDLTKSMSSILNSFEQRLGRLEETILPVYHETEHLQKRQQNLDATLQCLEKVLQHYDASQEVCNLIHLGPSEGDVGTFLDALDRLKAAMDYFLNNNSQSVELDNVTSLFNTGCESLNNHFKFLLRKHCSPMRPVDLLDLIYIEEDSSGEDCPSIKQLPPTAREELRIVAAWLENHLRREYVVIYADERSDVVFRSLQMLKDHQKSGSWGSEPLKTRYHGKPEPRKSTSARLQQIFERKANKMLLKASQTIEQSRFAIRKNSGYGDNLTTDDHVGDGDQDLEKYLVLLLGLQRLLIWERQILSDVIPSTRLGEVFSRLAHTSIEMVVKDAESITSKVLRSIARKDWTAALGVFSALKHVTLMQPDIEKLCDVSQRHQLAMVLQKLQSTGSRALEQFLDLVRGDTGSNLVAMSSSTISGSGNVPKDATVHELTSNAIWFVEHLLEHADVIGGILQMDSFYASQLDSIALHKSLSPEDRRKALLGLYIKRILSELNLTIVSKCEQYSDIATRHLFRLNNIHYILKSLQRSNLLELLSVTEPECEKNYQDLIQELKNSYQRSWMRILAHISPLEDLPRPTAGKVREKERAVIKERFANFNKDLEEAWKTQRGISVPDVILREGLKRDNSETLIPQYNAFFEMYAEVSFSKNPEKYVKYKPHDVTRMLNSLFDDTV; this is encoded by the exons ATGGCTTCATTGAGCAATACATCGGAAATTGAGACAAAGCTGGAGAAG GAAAAGGCAAACTTGGCACTTTTGCGATCCCGTGTTGAAAACTATCAGGACCTCACAAAGTCAATGTCGTCAATTCTGAATTCTTTTGAGCAGCGCTTGGGGCGCTTGGAGGAGACCATCCTCCCCGTATACCATGAGACAGAGCACCTTCAGAAGCGTCAGCAGAACTTAGATGCAACTCTGCAGTGTCTGGAAAAAGTTCTTCAGCACTACGATGCTTCGCAGGAAGTTTGCAATTTAATCCATTTGGGACCGTCAGAGGGGGATGTTGGGACATTTCTGGATGCTCTCGATCGTCTCAAGGCTGCAATGGATTACTTCCTGAATAACAATTCACAAAGTGTTGAGCTTGACAATGTGACGAGCCTCTTCAATACGGGCTGCGAATCCCTCAATAATCACTTCAAGTTCCTCCTCAGGAAGCACTGTAGCCCAATGCGTCCTGTTGACCTACTTGATTTGATCTACATCGAAGAGGATTCATCCGGCGAAGATTGCCCTTCCATCAAGCAACTTCCACCGACAGCTCGAGAGGAGCTGCGTATTGTTGCAGCATGGTTGGAGAATCACCTTCGGCGGGAATATGTTGTCATCTATGCAGATGAGCGATCAGATGTTGTCTTTAGATCCCTGCAGATGCTGAAGGATCACCAGAAGAGCGGCAGCTGGGGCAGTGAGCCACTCAAGACACGCTACCACGGAAAACCCGAACCGAGAAAATCCACTTCGGCACGACTCCAGCAAATCTTTGAGCGAAAAGCCAATAAGATGCTACTCAAGGCATCCCAAACAATTGAACAGAGTCGCTTTGCGATCCGTAAGAATTCCGGGTATGGCGATAATCTCACCACTGATGATCATGTAGGTGATGGTGATCAGGATTTGGAGAAGTACCTCGTACTGTTGCTTGGGCTGCAGCGTCTTCTCATCTGGGAGCGCCAAATACTCTCAGATGTCATCCCGAGTACACGGCTCGGGGAGGTTTTCTCCCGCCTGGCTCACACATCCATTGAAATGGTGGTCAAGGATGCCGAGAGTATTACATCGAAGGTTCTCCGGAGTATTGCACGGAAGGACTGGACAGCAGCTCTGGGTGTCTTCTCGGCACTGAAACACGTCACACTCATGCAGCCGGACATTGAGAAGCTGTGCGACGTGAGTCAACGTCATCAGCTGGCGATGGTGCTGCAGAAGCTCCAGAGCACGGGATCACGAGCTCTGGAACAATTTCTGGATCTTGTGCGTGGTGACACGGGATCAAATCTCGTTGCAATGAGCTCAAGCACAATTTCTGGCTCGGGAAATGTGCCAAAAGATGCAACAGTGCACGAGCTGACAAGCAATGCCATTTGGTTTGTTGAGCATCTCCTGGAGCATGCTGATGTAATTGGTGGGATCCTCCAGATGGACTCCTTCTACGCCAGCCAATTGGATTCTATTGCGCTGCACAAATCTCTCTCACCGGAAGATCGCCGGAAAGCCCTGCTGGGTTTGTACATTAAGCGAATCCTTTCGGAATTGAACTTGACCATTGTCTCAAAATGCGAGCAGTACAGTGACATTGCAACACGTCACCTCTTCCGCCTCAACAACATCCACTACATCCTTAAGTCACTACAGAGATCCAATCTGTTGGAATTGCTCTCTGTGACGGAGCCCGAGTGCGAGAAAAACTATCAGGATCTCATTCAGGAGCTCAAAAACTCCTATCAGCGTTCCTGGATGCGAATTTTGGCACATATATCACCCCTTGAGGACCTCCCGCGGCCCACTGCGGGAAAAGTACGTGAAAAGGAAAGGGCGGTAATTAAGGAGCGTTTTGCCAACTTCAACAAAGATCTCGAGGAAGCGTGGAAAACACAACGGGGCATCTCAGTACCGGACGTGATCCTCCGTGAGGGGCTGAAGCGAGACAATTCAGAGACACTCATCCCACAGTACAATGCCTTCTTTGAaat GTACGCTGAGGTATCCTTTAGTAAGAACCCAGAGAAGTACGTCAAGTACAAGCCACACGATGTAACGAGGATGCTAAACAGTCTCTTCGACGATACAGTCTAA